The DNA region TCAGTACCGATCGTACGATCGAGGaatatgtatcaaaataaatttgaacacatatacatgtacgtgtgtcaATACAAacgtagaaaagttacattgtttatgttactaccgtattTCTTttagcaatgcttccgtgcgtatgataaatattcaatgttgtacaatgtatagttttacacatactgatgacgtcgcaatgtttacatgttgtgtcaGCCACACTGTACAATATTCGCTGTACAAGATCCGTAGCCTATTAGTATTTGTAACATGTTTGATTGCATGCAAATGGATAAGATACCAGTCTTTCACGATCAGAACGGAAACTGTTTCTGAAGGTGAATACATCGCGTCTTTATAGATGTTTAAATTTCACGAGTAAAATTTTGGCCTTTTACATACCTACCCACCAAATCGCCAAAATAAGCCCCactaaaatatctaaatatagcTGACAGCATTTGAgtaagtttaaccaaaacgatATGTAACTGACAAGACAGCTCAGGGGACTGACAGGTCATGGTTTTTATCTACGATAATCGCTGGAGAGTAGTTCCTACATAAGTTTGGGTGCTTCGAAATATTAATGAAACTGAATCCTACAGTTGAAGCTTTTACGATACTTCTAATTTATATACGTAGATCGTATTTAAGACATCGATGCATCTCTATGCTAACATTCTTAGAGTGGTTATCTGTAACATCTACAGTGTGTTCCTCGATCGACGTCCAATTCTTTTCAAAACCTCCCAAATCTGGAAATTAAACCATTGtaacatccgtgtattcaagttACTTAAACTTGTCAAAGAAGAACTCAAGTGACCACAAAGTTAAAGAAACTCTCTGTTCGTCAAACCTCTTTGACGTAGGCGGTTTGAATCTGATGCCGCGTAACAACTACGTTATATATCCTGCCACGTACTAAAATGTGTAAGTGTGGGTAATCACACTATGCAAACCTCTAAGTTCCAATCGATTTGTACTGTGGAATTTTGAACAATAGATAAATAGAAGGATTTATAGTTTCATATCCGGAAACCCAAGATATATGCTTAGAACATATGACGGAAgtcattttattggtatgttcattgataaattggcgagAATGCCCACCAATTCGAGAGGttgttccaaatgcctgtcggagAAATCTCATAAACGCTAAATATGGTAAATATTAAGCTATAAAATTGtcaagactgtaaatataaagatgtaaTTATATTTCTGATAGTTCTATCGAAAGATAAAATTGGgaagggtatcgatatttgtttcatggacccgtttcgcggtccattccaaatatcgataccctactcaacttcatccttcgatagaaccaccagaaagatacTTTTATTCTTAAATTAACCTACCCGAAAGACCGTAACGTTTAGCCTTATTGATAAGTTCGTGGTATTATTAGACTATTcatagatatttatttatttgggGAAAATAGCCACAACTTTTGCAAAgaattgaaatgtttttatgATATGATACATATAAGATTGAAAAAATGTCGAGATAAATGTAGCAATGGAAATTGGACAAGGCGAATTCAGATAATATAAAACCTGGTTAAAGATTGTAGGGTGTCTGTTGATAAACCATATACCCCTTACTCTTCGGGACCTCTTGTAATTGTTATTGCCCCTTGGTTTAGGGAAATCCTTTTCAGCATAGCCCAACTGTTATGCTAATCCCTGATCCAACCAAGGATGTGAACAATTCAATTTGCTCTTAAACATTATGCGAACTACTTGCTCACATTACGTTCAAACCTCATTTACTCGAAGGTGGTGGGTGGACACAATGTAAAATTTCAAGTGAATTAATAATGAGGTGTTCTTGAATATTGTTCGAAACCAGCACATTTACATCAATTTAAACTAAAATGTAATTCGAATTCGAATAAATGAGGCTCGTCTGTAAAAGGACTGCTTATCGGTGTGGCGCAGCTGTGTCGTCTTAGTGAAGAGATTAGTGATCTTACCCAAACAGTAAGCACAAAGCCAAcgtaaataaattttgattcagCTTCACAGACACGAAAAAGCGTTTCCGGTCAAATTGACGAGGTTTGtcaaaaaaagttgtttttaattatggtGCAGCTGCGTCATATTACAGTGATTGATTGGTGCATCAATTCAAACAATgccgtaaattgggatattttggcgGAGTTTAATAGGATTGTTAAACTTTAGTGTGTTTCCGTGTGTTTATTGTACCTATATACAAGTTTCCATgcattttattgaaatgaaaaagaagAACACGTGTTATTGTTTCTCACTGACTGACCATACAATTATACGTAAAAGTTATTGTAATGCTTTCGAGctataaattaaatgtatttattaacCCCGAGTGGAGTGAGGGGGTAATAATTTCCGTCTGATTATTGAAAAATACATGCCTTTCCATCCCTATACCCCATTCATTGTTCTCCTGTATcgattcatcctcgatactccagggcttccgatcacttacgatctctacacccctggactatctcatggcgaaattgaaggcagctcagcggaaaacatttgaccaatcacaggctagcaaatatttcatttgaaaactacagagagagcgacgcctaacatcaaagccacagagtcaaccacggtgtaccgttatacggctcttttgatgttcatcaaatgactaagttacctgttctattctgttgcctccagttttactatgagatagtccaggggtgtagagatcgtaagtgatcggaagccctggagtatcgaggatggtatcgATTATGCTGGTGAGTACTTTTCTCTACTATAGGTATGTGCTTAATGATAATTCGTCAGTTTGTCATTGTGAATCGTAAGAAGCAGAAGGAATTTTGTCATGTGAAGAGATGACAACTCTGACTCTACGAAATGCTGCACCAAAATATTGTAGAGGATATGTACAATATGGAACAATTGGTTTATTATCAAGATCTCTTCAACGGCTGgaagaaaaataagtaaatgaaaaaagaaattattgGAAACATTCAGTGTAAGTAATTTTTCTCTAAAATCAATTTCATCTGTATTTTCAATTGATAGAATGCACATCGTAATTCCAAAATGAAGAGTTAATGATAGAATGCACATTAATTCCAAAATGAAGAGTTAAATCTTTTCCTTACAATTGAGGTTGCTtttcagctttcatataataattaattgaaacatTAATCAATTAAGTTTCTcgattttcatttaattaaatgTGATTATCTTATcgcatttttttaatttgtcgGCATTGGTTAGTTGGTCTATTGATTTATTAGAACAAGATAGGTAATGATTATCTCCCCCCTCTTACAGCATTTGTTACCATTGTCGACTGCACACATGTCCAAACCCTTTCATGGTCATGTAATAATCATGATTGGCCGTGAAAGGGGACTAGTACTGTGAGTGGACTCGGCTGTGGTAGCAAGACATTTAGTGGCCACTTTTCCTTTGTGAAAGGTTGGAAGTATGTAGTAACGTCGATTCTGTCGTTGAACAGATGAGAGCTTGATAATAATCCAATTGCTGCATACTGCATATATCTCCCAGTGTCAAAGTTATTATTTCTTCATATGGTAAAAATGCTTTTGCTTCGTACTTCTTTTGGTGTATTTAAGTTTGACACGTTCATGCCCAACGCTAAATAAGTCAATACATTACTTCATCCAAAATATCCCATTTTACGGCATGCACATGTCTTATGTCGTTTGATCCAGCTACACATAAATGAAAAGCGTTATTCGCTGATGAGAGTGGTACATTGCACGCTACAATGACCGCTCGCCGAGTCGAAAGCtggtaataaataaaacaatggacATTAAAATCAGTTGTTttctttaatatgtatataacatacacAAACCATATTATTGCCACATTCGTCGCGGGCAACAAATGGTAACATTTTCAGTCACTCATGTATTCTCAATATTTTTACAACACGCCAGTCTTTTTTGTCTTCCTCTCCCACGCGGCAGGGATGCGAGAGATCCGAGTAATATATTAGAACCTGGTCCTGTGGGCAGGGGGCTGACTACGGAACGAAACTACTTGgcgtgaaaaaatatcattagtaAAACTTCTTAGTGCTCATGAGCTTAACATATCATGCACATCCGTCAGTGTTGGGAGGTtagaacaataaatatatatttttaactatgCAGCTTatgttcattattattttaaatacaatatccGAATCCATTTTGACTGGAGCATCATGGGAAAGCACAGACTTGGAAagtcatataaaataaatgtaaaatgaaaaattatatcTGGATAAAATgactatgtatacatatataaatatttcgtGCTTTTCCAATGGTACTCTTTAAATGGAACAGACAGAGATTTAGACACAAACTAGGACTATAAGTAGGCATTCGCTACCGATGCTTTGTGCAAGCTCCAGCAACAACAGTAAGTACAAGAAGAAAGGCTGGAATGCTCTTGGTTCAAGGATGACGTCACGCAGTGACGTCAGGTTAACTCCAGTGGCGATATACAAAATCAGAGTTTGACTTTGTGTATCTGACCAGCGATTCAGTTATTCAAGTGCTTTGAGTGACAGCAGGCAAGGGCAAGTGATGCACAGGAAGTCGTGTAGATGTTAATGATTATTGATGAGAATTCCTGAATGAGTTAAGATCGTGTTATGATAAACGGTCCGTGGGTGAGAATAGCCGAACCCAGCGGTGTCACGTCCAAGGGTTTGCTAATAAATCTGATCGGACACGCTTTCTTGTTGTTCTCTAATCAAGCTCCAATCATCAAAGCTTTGAATTCTGTAATTGATAGAAGAAACATTATCAGGGATGCAGAAACAGACAAGCTGCATGGCGccttttaataaaaacaaaagaaaagtaattatttcacaCCGCAAGCAAACGAAAATGACTAGTAGCAGATTATTGGGCAAGCAGGTTAGTGCGCATGTGTTATATTTAGAACGGAATTACGGGTAAACACAATAAAAGTGATGGCATGATTCAGTGTATGGGAGATCCCTATATGTTTATACAATAGATTTGGTGCACGCTGCATGTCTGTGCCGCGTTCGCTGGTCGAACACAATGATAGGTAGGGTATTGCTCTATGTATATCTTCTGTCGGTTGACATTTTAAAGTCAACATGTTGGAATTTCACGCATGCGTGCGATTACAAACAGAACCGGCTCGGTACCCGTCCGATCACGCATCACTGGACATCATCAGACATTTGAATtctgtaataaaaaataaaaacattcataGAATCAGATCATGTGACTAACAGACTAAATCTAATACATTTACAAACATGTCGAGTACACAAATAAACATAATGGCACCTCAACCTCGCTAACGTTAATTGCGAAAATACGAACTTACCCTAACCATCAGGACAACGGTATCTGATAAAAGTTTGATACATTCCTATATGTAATTTTTGAGCTcgaaaattatatcaatatccCAAATAAGTTTCGTGTATGAAGATTTATCAAAAGGGTAATCTTTTAAATGATGTCAGACATCCATACACCATTATAGAAAGGAATTGTACGTAGACCAAATACCTAACAGTTGATCTTATGTAAATCAGACCAATGAAACCTGTGATAATCTTAATTATTTGTGAACCTGCGCATATCATAATATCTTCGAATATTTTGTAGAATTAGAACAAAAAAGATTATAACCTGGATAGACTAACTTCCACTTGGAAATGCATCCGTATGCACGACAAACCTACCACTtcacttatatatataagtgtataCAAAATCTATTGGTCGTCTTCCATTAACAAACGAACTGTCGGCACCAGCTTTGtacttagttttttttaaatatcgcGCAATTCATGGAAAGCATCAGAAAAGCTGTTGAATTTGTGGCAATGAATCTGAGTATAGCAAGTTTTCCTTTAACCGCTTCATGTATGCAATGCAAATCTGCGCGctgtttgttttcatattttcaactgaAGTTAGGTATGTCTCGTAGCATGAAAGATAGGGACAAGCATGGGAAACTTGGAGAAAAAAAGCCTAACTAgtacacacaaaaacacaacttGAGAGAATAAAAAAGTTGAGATtacctgaaaaaaaataaaaaagaaagaaaaacaggGACGAAAGCCTGAACAACACGTAACCTTTGTTATATCGTCATTAACAAGGGGGATTATATTGACTTAttacaatatcatttttaattcaCGAATTCAAATCAATtgtcatttatttgtttatttcatttttagcaTACCTATTGttcatttcataaaaatctgaaaaaaaaatcagtatccAATTATGCTAAAAACCTTTTTTCCTGAACAGTTCTACGAAGAAtcgtaaaatgaaaattatttcatacaAGAAATAGTTTTTAGGACGTGCAAACAGCACGGAACAATGTCTAGAATTTCTTGTTTTGAGTGACAACAAGAAGCAATGTCTTAACAGGAAAAAATATCCATGATTTTAAGACGGCGGTTTTAACAATGCAATCTGTGATTGAGTGGACACAACAACAACTATAGAAGAAATCGTAACATCGAGTATATTCTTAAGTCAGAAATCCATATAGCGGTAGAACAGCTCAGAATGGTGGTTTGACAATGGAATCTATTTTAttctatataatacatatatgcaCAAAAGGGTATGACAGTCAAACGAACATCAGTGATTTATAGCACAATCGAGTGCAAACTTTGTTTCAACTTTTGTTAACATATAAAGTACGAATCGAATTCTTCTTCCAAGTGTATGCACATTGTATGAGGAAATATTTCTTGCAATTAAAGGAGAAATGATGACTGAATCTGAAAGACACGTAGGTTCAGTATAACGTTACACACGACAACAGgccattttcatttatttgtttgtttggttttattatttatcGTCTAATAATTTATGGTACtagtaaaataataattgaCATTACAATGCAATGTAATGCATatgtgcatgttttataatctACTTCAGAATAAAATTACTAGTTCATGAGAATCGACCTATAAAATAGTCTTCAAAATTGTATTTGTCCTGGTATAAATAAAACGTTTTAATTTACCATATAATGTTCCCAGGAAATCATTCTAGTCGACACTGTTGGTATTGATCAACAACAATTTTAAACGAACTAGCATTACCAAATATACAATAAACAATACTGGTGCAGGTTTAAAGAAATTTCTTggtttctataaaaaaaatattaataaatttcatCGATATTCTAATGATTATTTTTGCTTGGTATTTTACAGTTTTACAAATTATGGGAAGTTTATGTTCATAATATCTTGCTATTTTGTTTATTACTACACATAAAGCTATATTATACCACAgcaaattcaacaaatataGCAAACCCAACGCAAAAAAAAGTTTATCAGATATTTCCAACCGTTGGTTCGtaaagaaaatgtatttattaaaatatatacatattataaaacaGTGTATACAATAAATAAGAATTAGATGTAGCTATATGAACGTTTACATTATGATAAATTTGTAAACACAGAAATATCCTTTATAAATTAAAGATGTTAGAATGGTAGAATGCACAAATaactttgaaaacaaatttaaacaaGCAGAACGAATTCTTCTCATCCAACTTAAAAAGATACTAGCACATGCACACTTACCTTCATAATCTACAGTTCCGCTTCCGTCTGTGTCTGTCTCAGCGATCATGTTCTCAATTTCGTCTTCTGATAGTTCGTCTCCTAAACTGCTAAGAATCCATCTTAATACGTCAACCTTGATCACGCCCTTCTTTTCTTTATCCAGTACCCTGAAGGCTTCCTTCAGTTCTCTCTCGTCCATATCCTCCTTGAGTTTCCTCACGAAAAGTTCTAACCATTGATCACAGTTCAATTTGCCAGTGGCTGGAATATAAAACAGTTCGTATTAAGAAACAGATGTAATGAAGAACTGTTTAGTGGTCACTGAATGACTAAGAGCTAATTGAAACCACAGTGCTTTTCATTTCCCTTCAAAATTTTTAtattatgcatatatatttgtaatacattaAGGCTACCTAAGCGACATTCTCTTATAAAGACTGTCTGCTAACAAGAGCAAGTTATCTAAGGTCccaaattatatttgtatttcacGGCTAAGTATTGTTTCTACATGAGTACActcattttaataaaaaaaatgtcaatttattaAATGGAACTTATTTCACCAATATACTGATGTGCTCTGAAATTACAGGAACGGGGGGAATTTACCATAATCAGCAACAAGAACAACAAAAGATTACTATAGTGTTGTGGAGCTGACCAAAAAgcaaattttatttcttatccGAAGGAAAAGGTACATTGTGCATTCAGTTGTCCTGAAAAAGGAGGGGATCTTTTCGGCAACTTTCatactttgatttaaaaaatcacATTGTTTTACGTTGCAGGATTGCAACAGAAAACGTATGCCATCATCTGGCTTTTATAATACTTaagactgatttttttttaatgggaCTCAGCTGGATTTTCGCAATACTTTTTGACGTGAGATTGTATTGTTTGGAATGTAGATTGTTCTAGTTATGTGTATCTTgaagtgttcatttcatttgagattttatgaaactcatctataaatataaaaaaaatatcaaaaaaatataaactttatacatGTCATTGCCAATTACCTTCCTCGTCCACCTCATCGGACCAGTCCTTGATTTTATCGTCCTTCATCACCAGACCGAGGGACTTGAAGATGGCGCCGAGGTCTTTACATGACACGGTGCCCTCTTTCTTCTTGTCGAAGTTGCAGAATGCCTGTTTGGCATCTGAAACAAATGATTGACATTCACAATCAACAGAAaatcatgttttaaaattttggaCATGTAGAGACATGTAGACAATTTAACGTCATCGGGCAGAATACCCATTATGAGTATCCCTGAAAGTTCATTATGGACTTGCCACTTGTCCTATGCAGTGATCTTACCATTGGACAGAGTCTAACATGTGTCAACAAGGGTGAATAGAACAAAATTACCATGCTTGTTGTGCCATATGACGTGGTGTAAGTACAGACAAATCGTGTTGGTACAAGGCATAATAATACCCATTATAGATATGCGTTGTATACGTGTAGGCACAATGCCGTGTGCCATAATGCCCGAGTGAAGATACAGATTTCGTGTGGTGCAAGGGATGGTTGTCATTCTCATTGCCTTGTAAGGTTATATGCCTAGAACTGTATATCCAGACAGAGATTCGTGTGTACAAAGGCACTAATAGAAACAGAAATCCACCTTAATCCCCATTTTGTGTATTGTGTCATATGCCGTGTGTGTAATACAGAGATTCGTGTGGTACAAGGTACTAATAGAACAGAAttatcattgttgtattgtgccaTATGCCGTGTGTAATACAGAGAATCGTGTGGTACAAGGTACTAATAGAACATAATTATCATTGCTGTATTGTGCCATATGCCGTGTGTAATACAGAGATTCGTGTGGTACAAGGTACTAATAGAACAGAAttatcattgttgtattgtgccaTATGCCGTGTGTAATACAGAGATTCGTGTGGTACAAGGCACTAATAGAACATAAttatcattgttgtattgtgccaTATGCCGTGTGTAATACAGAGATTCGTGTGGTACAAGGCACTAATAGAACAGAAttatcattgttgtattgtcCATATGCCGTGTGTAATACAGACAATCGTGTGGTACAAGGCACTAATAGAACAGAAttatcattgttgtattgtgccaTATGCCGTGTGTAATACAGACAATCGTGTGGTACAAGGCACTAATAGAACAGAATTATCATTGCTGTATTGTGCCATATGCCGTGTGTAATACAGACAATCGTGTGGTACAAGGCACTAATAGAACAGAATTATCATTGCTGTATTGTGCCATATGCCGTGTGTAATACAGACAATCGTGTGGTACAAGGCACTAATAGAACAGAAttatcattgttgtattgtgccaTATGCCGTGTGTAATACAGACAATCGTGTGGTACAAGGCACTAATAGAACAGAATTATCATTGCTGTATTGTGCCATATGCCGTGTGTAATACAGACAATCGTGTGGTACAAGGCACTAATAGAACAGAATTATCATTGCTGTATTGTGCCATATGCCGTGTGTAATACAGACATTCGTGTGGTACAAGGCACTAATAGAACAGAATTATCATTGCTGTATTGTGCCATATGCCGTGTGTAATACAGACAATCGTGTGGTACAAGGCACTAATAGAACAGAATTATCATTGCTGTATTGTGCCATATGCCGTGTGTAATACAGACAATCGTGTGGTACAAGGCACTAATAGAACAGAATTATCATTGCTGTATTGTGCCATATGCCGTGTGTAATACAGACAATCGTGTGGTACAAGGCACTAATAGAACATAATTATCATTGCTGTATTGTGCCATATGCCGTGTGTAATACAGACAATCGTGTGGTACAAGGCACTAATAGAACAGAATTATCATTGCTGTATTGTGCCATATGCCGTGTGTAATACAGACAATCGTGTGGTACAAGGCACTAATAGAACAGAATTATCATTGCTGTATTTGTGCCATATGCCGTGTGTAATACAGACAATCGTGTGGTACAAGGCACTAATAGAACAGAATTATCATTGCTGTATTGTGCCATATGCCGTGTGTAATACAGACAATCGTGTGGTACAAGGCACTAATAGAACATAATTACCATTGCTGTATTGTGCCATATGCCGTGTGTAATACAGACAATCGTGTGGTACAATGCACTAATAGAACAGAATTATCATTGCTGTATTGTGCCATATGCCGTGTGTAATACAGACAATCGTGTGGTACAAGGCACTAATAGAACAGAATTATCATTGCTGTATTGTGTGCCATATGCCGTGTGTAATACAGACAATCGTGTGGTACAAGGCACTAATAGAACAGAATTATCATTGCTGTATTGTGCCATATGCCGTGTGTAATACAGACAATCGTGTGGTACAAGGCACTAATAGAACAGAAttatcattgttgtattgtgccaTATGCCGTGTGTAATACAGAGATTCGTGTGGTACAAGGCACTAATAGAACAGAATTATCATTGCTGTATTGTGCCATATGCCGTGTGTAATACAGACAATCGTGTGGTACAAGGCACTAATAGAACAGAAttatcattgttgtattgtgccaTATGCCGTGTGTAATACAGACAATCGTGTGGTACAAGCTAATACAGAGACATCATTGTGTGGTGCCAATGCCGTGGTAATACAATCGTGTGTACAAGCACTAATAGAATTATCATTGCTGTTTTGTGCCATATGCCGTGTGTAATACAGACAATCGTGTGGTACAAGGCACTAATAGAACATAAttatcattgttgtattgtgccaTATGCCGTGTGTAATACAGACAATCGTGTGGTACAAGGCACTAATAGAACAGAATTATCATTGCTGTATTGTGCCATATGCCGTGTGTAATACAGACAATCGTGTGGTACAAGGCACTAATAGAACAGAATTATCATTGCTGTATTGTGCCATATGCCGTGTGTAATACAGAGATTCGTGTGGTACAAGGCACTAATAGAACAGAATTATCATTGCTGTATTGTGCCATATGCCGTGTGTAATACAGACAATCGTGTGGTACAAGGCACTAATAGAACAGAATTATCATTGCTGTATTGTGCCATATGCCGTGTGTAATACAGAGATTCGTGTGGTACAAGGCACTAATAGAACAGAATTATCATTGCTGTATTGTGCCATATGCCGTGTGTAATACAGACAATCGTGTGGTACAAGGCACTAATAGAACAGAATTATCATTGCTGTATTGTGCCATATGCCGTGTGTAATACAGACAATCGTGTGGTACAAGGCACTAATAGAACAGAATTATCATTGCTGTATTGTGCCATATGCCGTGTGTAATACAGACAATCGTGTGGTACAAGGCACTAATAGAACAGAATTATCATTGCTGTATTGTGCCATATGCCGTGTGTAATACAGACAATCGTGTGGTACAAGGCACTAATAGAACAGAATTATCATTGCTGTATTGTGCCATATGCCGTGTGTAATACAGAGATTCGTGTGGTACAAGGCACTAATAGAACAGAATTATCATTGCTGTATTGTGCCATATGCCGTGTGTAATACAGACAATCGTGTGGTACAAGGCACTAATAGAACAGAATTATCATTGCTGTATTGTGCCATATG from Argopecten irradians isolate NY chromosome 5, Ai_NY, whole genome shotgun sequence includes:
- the LOC138322786 gene encoding troponin C isoform X2; the protein is MSEEFRPTEKQVLDAKQAFCNFDKKKEGTVSCKDLGAIFKSLGLVMKDDKIKDWSDEVDEEATGKLNCDQWLELFVRKLKEDMDERELKEAFRVLDKEKKGVIKVDVLRWILSSLGDELSEDEIENMIAETDTDGSGTVDYEEFKALMIGA
- the LOC138322786 gene encoding troponin C isoform X1 — encoded protein: MSEEFRPTEKQVLDAKQAFCNFDKKKEGTVSCKDLGAIFKSLGLVMKDDKIKDWSDEVDEEATGKLNCDQWLELFVRKLKEDMDERELKEAFRVLDKEKKGVIKVDVLRWILSSLGDELSEDEIENMIAETDTDGSGTVDYEEFKCLMMSSDA